One part of the Humulus lupulus chromosome 9, drHumLupu1.1, whole genome shotgun sequence genome encodes these proteins:
- the LOC133800983 gene encoding uncharacterized protein LOC133800983 isoform X1, with the protein MASPMSYSVLEDKDLDDAALWAVIDSAVAASTSSKSRKPLAIKYPHPNPNTNFRSNASPPLKLTKTTVNPYCTEPVSKSKVCTEGEALEEEPWIFRPPRKIHRTCSSEVSETSPLAVVRNMQRTPTTTVYSTPEKCLSPEIGKFTSSECSAGSGGRSQNRESSGKHSLSGMFPSVSLFKEYQNAAMAILEKTDYTMISGHPFIKKSGWRKISFYFNLSYEIKDKTIEFDENRNVQRAEFVVRAFMQGGRFSDGWGSCERREKRFLKPNHDIPSTAETRAKNKACQFIQRTMLYIFSFVHLMDLLGIGEYRPGAGQVNR; encoded by the exons ATGGCTTCTCCGATGTCTTATTCGGTTCTGGAGGACAAGGATCTCGACGACGCCGCGTTGTGGGCTGTGATTGACTCTGCCGTCGCTGCCTCGACTTCCTCCAAATCTCGTAAGCCTCTCGCTATCAAATATCCTCATCCTAATCCTAATACCAATTTTCGTTCAAACGCATCTCCACCATTAAAGCTCACCAAGACCACTGTAAACCCTTACTGCACTGAACCTGTTTCCAAGTCCAAGGTCTGCACTGAGGGTGAGGCATTGGAGGAGGAACCTTGGATTTTCCGGCCGCCGAGGAAGATCCATAGGACCTGCTCTTCCGAAGTTAGTGAGACGAGCCCCCTCGCCGTAGTTAGGAATATGCAGCGCACGCCTACAACTACCGTCTATTCCACTCCTGAAAAGTGTTTGTCGCCGGAGATCGGAAAGTTCACTTCCTCAGAATGCTCTGCCGGTAGTGGTGGGAGGagtcaaaatagagagagttcAGGGAAGCACAGCTTGTCCGGGATGTTTCCCTCCGTTTCATTATTTAAGGAGTACCAAAACGCGGCCATGGCG ATATTGGAGAAAACTGATTACACTATGATATCTGGACACCCTTTCATAAAAAAATCAG GTTGGAGGAAGATATCATTTTACTTTAATCTGTCATATGAAATCAAAGACAAGACGATTGAGTTTGATGAGAACCGTAATGTTCAGCGTGCTGAATTTGTGGTTCGAGCCTTCATGCA GGGTGGTAGGTTTTCTGATGGATGGGGTTCATGTGAGCGGCGTGAGAAGAGATTTTTAAAACCAAATCATGATATTCCCAGTACAGCAGAGACCAGAGCCAAAAATAAAGCATGCcag TTCATTCAGAGGACAATGTTATACATATTTAGCTTTGTTCACCTAATG GACCTGCTAGGAATAGGAGAGTATAGACCTGGTGCTGGACAGGTCAATCGATAA
- the LOC133800983 gene encoding uncharacterized protein LOC133800983 isoform X2 has protein sequence MASPMSYSVLEDKDLDDAALWAVIDSAVAASTSSKSRKPLAIKYPHPNPNTNFRSNASPPLKLTKTTVNPYCTEPVSKSKVCTEGEALEEEPWIFRPPRKIHRTCSSEVSETSPLAVVRNMQRTPTTTVYSTPEKCLSPEIGKFTSSECSAGSGGRSQNRESSGKHSLSGMFPSVSLFKEYQNAAMAILEKTDYTMISGHPFIKKSGWRKISFYFNLSYEIKDKTIEFDENRNVQRAEFVVRAFMQGGRFSDGWGSCERREKRFLKPNHDIPSTAETRAKNKACQDLLGIGEYRPGAGQVNR, from the exons ATGGCTTCTCCGATGTCTTATTCGGTTCTGGAGGACAAGGATCTCGACGACGCCGCGTTGTGGGCTGTGATTGACTCTGCCGTCGCTGCCTCGACTTCCTCCAAATCTCGTAAGCCTCTCGCTATCAAATATCCTCATCCTAATCCTAATACCAATTTTCGTTCAAACGCATCTCCACCATTAAAGCTCACCAAGACCACTGTAAACCCTTACTGCACTGAACCTGTTTCCAAGTCCAAGGTCTGCACTGAGGGTGAGGCATTGGAGGAGGAACCTTGGATTTTCCGGCCGCCGAGGAAGATCCATAGGACCTGCTCTTCCGAAGTTAGTGAGACGAGCCCCCTCGCCGTAGTTAGGAATATGCAGCGCACGCCTACAACTACCGTCTATTCCACTCCTGAAAAGTGTTTGTCGCCGGAGATCGGAAAGTTCACTTCCTCAGAATGCTCTGCCGGTAGTGGTGGGAGGagtcaaaatagagagagttcAGGGAAGCACAGCTTGTCCGGGATGTTTCCCTCCGTTTCATTATTTAAGGAGTACCAAAACGCGGCCATGGCG ATATTGGAGAAAACTGATTACACTATGATATCTGGACACCCTTTCATAAAAAAATCAG GTTGGAGGAAGATATCATTTTACTTTAATCTGTCATATGAAATCAAAGACAAGACGATTGAGTTTGATGAGAACCGTAATGTTCAGCGTGCTGAATTTGTGGTTCGAGCCTTCATGCA GGGTGGTAGGTTTTCTGATGGATGGGGTTCATGTGAGCGGCGTGAGAAGAGATTTTTAAAACCAAATCATGATATTCCCAGTACAGCAGAGACCAGAGCCAAAAATAAAGCATGCcag GACCTGCTAGGAATAGGAGAGTATAGACCTGGTGCTGGACAGGTCAATCGATAA